From a region of the Chitinophaga caseinilytica genome:
- a CDS encoding RNA polymerase sigma-70 factor, with protein MSPNPHLQLSDPELWDKARSGDLRAFGVLYDRLWEPLYETAWWRLRDEDAAKDIVQETFIHCWQQRATLLIRESPGAYFRSAVRRRVLNHLQSAAVREKYTRLSGESLPVLSHDASEKVAARELESHYRAQLAQLPEAMREVFTDSRELGLSVAEIAEKRRLSPQTVKNQLSGALKKMRKGLGQWLKIFF; from the coding sequence ATGTCACCCAACCCTCACCTGCAACTGTCCGATCCCGAATTGTGGGATAAAGCCCGGTCTGGCGACCTCCGGGCGTTCGGCGTACTGTACGACCGCCTCTGGGAGCCGCTGTACGAAACGGCCTGGTGGCGTCTGCGCGACGAAGACGCGGCCAAAGACATTGTCCAGGAAACATTTATCCACTGCTGGCAACAGCGCGCCACGCTGCTCATCCGCGAATCGCCCGGGGCATATTTCCGGTCGGCCGTTCGCCGCCGCGTCCTGAATCATTTACAATCCGCCGCCGTCCGTGAGAAATACACCCGTCTTTCCGGCGAAAGCCTCCCCGTTTTGAGCCACGACGCTTCCGAAAAAGTGGCGGCCCGCGAACTGGAAAGCCATTACCGCGCACAGCTGGCCCAATTGCCGGAAGCGATGCGCGAAGTGTTTACGGACAGCCGTGAACTGGGCTTGAGCGTGGCGGAAATCGCGGAGAAAAGACGGTTGTCGCCCCAAACGGTGAAGAACCAGCTGTCTGGCGCGTTGAAGAAAATGCGCAAGGGGCTGGGGCAATGGTTAAAAATATTTTTCTGA